One Desulfolucanica intricata genomic region harbors:
- a CDS encoding FmdE family protein gives MCREKTDWERAIEFHGHSCPGLATGFRVAQIALEKLNEFRSQDEELVAIVENDACGVDAVMLLTGCTLGKGNLIYRDLGKQVYTFGSRNSNQALRISVNSEMLHRQSPAATELRIKVFGGTATPEEKEEFAQMQQQKIDRILNMPAEEFCKAEKIEFNMPGKARIFNSVKCHRCGEYVMEPRARVRNGEFVCIPCADEYTRGW, from the coding sequence ATGTGCAGAGAAAAAACCGACTGGGAAAGAGCTATTGAGTTTCACGGTCATTCGTGCCCTGGCCTGGCTACAGGCTTTCGGGTAGCTCAAATTGCACTGGAGAAATTGAACGAGTTTCGCTCACAGGATGAGGAATTAGTAGCTATTGTTGAAAATGATGCCTGTGGTGTAGACGCAGTCATGTTACTTACCGGCTGCACCCTGGGGAAAGGCAACCTTATTTACCGAGATTTAGGTAAGCAAGTTTACACTTTTGGCAGCCGTAACAGTAACCAAGCCCTGCGGATTTCAGTAAACAGTGAGATGCTGCACAGGCAAAGCCCGGCTGCCACAGAACTCCGCATTAAAGTGTTCGGCGGTACTGCTACCCCGGAGGAGAAAGAAGAATTTGCCCAAATGCAGCAGCAAAAAATTGATCGAATTTTAAACATGCCGGCTGAAGAATTTTGTAAAGCTGAAAAAATAGAGTTTAACATGCCGGGGAAGGCCAGAATTTTTAATTCAGTTAAGTGCCACCGCTGCGGTGAATATGTAATGGAACCCCGGGCCAGGGTAAGAAACGGAGAGTTTGTCTGCATACCCTGCGCTGATGAGTATACAAGGGGCTGGTAA
- a CDS encoding ABC transporter permease — MHINYWQEVKRNNFGRAGLILLILLTGLAIMAPVLTQYEPATYTGSIFNPPSAEFWLGTNDVGQDIWTRILYGARTSLIVGCGVALLAAFLSMLVGGTAALIGGLYDRIVMRAVDAVIVIPPVIIVILIAAYLRPNLWLLVVLLSLLIWPGGARVIRAQTLFMKEKLHIKAARTFGAGWIYLLSKHIMPDIGPIIIAVMIQNARRAVFMEAGLSFLGISDPAMISWGRMMQHALKFSYLDVWKWWLLPTGIALSLTIISFVFIGFALENTLNPRLRKRVEH, encoded by the coding sequence ATGCACATTAATTACTGGCAGGAAGTTAAGCGAAATAATTTTGGCCGGGCCGGGCTTATTTTATTAATTTTACTGACAGGTTTGGCTATCATGGCACCGGTTCTTACACAATATGAGCCGGCCACCTACACCGGCTCGATTTTCAATCCACCGTCAGCGGAATTCTGGCTTGGAACCAATGACGTAGGTCAGGATATTTGGACGCGTATTCTTTACGGGGCCCGTACCTCACTGATAGTAGGGTGCGGGGTGGCTCTTCTGGCAGCGTTTCTAAGTATGTTGGTTGGAGGTACAGCGGCGCTGATCGGTGGTCTTTATGACCGTATTGTAATGCGAGCGGTAGATGCGGTCATTGTTATACCGCCGGTGATTATAGTAATTTTGATTGCCGCCTATCTTAGACCTAATCTATGGTTATTAGTTGTCTTATTGTCTCTATTGATATGGCCGGGAGGTGCGAGGGTAATCCGGGCCCAGACATTGTTTATGAAAGAAAAGCTGCATATAAAGGCAGCCCGTACCTTCGGAGCCGGCTGGATATACTTGTTATCCAAACATATAATGCCGGATATCGGACCGATTATAATTGCTGTGATGATTCAAAATGCCCGGCGGGCGGTATTTATGGAAGCTGGCCTGTCATTCTTAGGTATCTCTGACCCTGCCATGATTAGTTGGGGTAGAATGATGCAGCATGCTCTGAAGTTTTCATACCTGGATGTCTGGAAATGGTGGCTACTGCCAACTGGAATTGCTCTGTCATTGACGATTATATCCTTTGTATTTATCGGCTTTGCATTGGAAAACACTCTAAATCCGCGACTAAGAAAAAGGGTTGAGCATTAA
- a CDS encoding dipeptide ABC transporter ATP-binding protein → MLKIKNLRVSYGRQDVLNGINLEILPGQVLALVGESGAGKTSLAKTILRLHDGHIDGNIVWKGIDLVNLPEEDMRQIRWNDISMVFQNAGDALNPVIPVLDQVAEPLLTHQRLRKKEARARARMFLAEAGIPLNRVNAYPPQLSGGEKQRVLIAMALVNNPGLIILDEPTAALDGLTRGEIIKLLKKVSGNCSMLLVTHDFSTAAALADTTAVLYGGKIIEVGKTRDLLEQPRHPYTRGLIRSFPNMTTTKDLQGIKGRFKPNTGGCRFNNRCTQVKDICMAFEPELKLSKGRYIACHRGGIVPLLSINNLNCHFGPVIALDDVCLTVYEGETLALVGQSGSGKTTLASAVMGIIEPTSGDIFFDEVNLIKNRNKSLFRQMQIIFQNPAESISHRATVLDAVKEPLDIQNIGTEEERIKKVREALEEVQLPSNDDFLHKYPHHLSGGEAQRVAIARALVLKPKLIVADEPTSALDASVQAKILKLLLNLQEKWGLTLLFITHDIALARKVSDRIAILLSGKIVEEGSTARIISNPRNEYTKKLLESAPSLNYRYDYSDIKTNTLTLNKII, encoded by the coding sequence ATGTTAAAAATTAAAAACCTCAGGGTAAGTTATGGCCGTCAGGATGTACTTAATGGTATTAATTTAGAAATTTTACCCGGCCAAGTACTGGCCTTAGTCGGGGAATCAGGCGCCGGAAAAACCAGTTTGGCGAAGACAATTTTAAGACTTCATGACGGCCATATTGATGGTAATATAGTTTGGAAAGGCATTGACCTGGTTAACCTGCCAGAAGAAGATATGAGACAGATTAGATGGAATGATATCAGTATGGTTTTTCAAAATGCCGGTGATGCTTTAAATCCGGTGATACCGGTTTTAGACCAGGTTGCTGAACCGCTTTTAACCCACCAAAGACTGAGGAAAAAGGAGGCCCGGGCCAGAGCCCGCATGTTTTTAGCAGAGGCAGGAATACCCCTGAACAGGGTTAATGCTTATCCCCCCCAGCTCAGCGGGGGAGAAAAGCAGCGAGTCTTGATCGCTATGGCTTTAGTAAACAATCCGGGCTTAATAATTCTTGATGAGCCCACTGCTGCCTTGGATGGATTAACCCGCGGGGAAATAATTAAGTTACTGAAAAAAGTATCCGGTAATTGTTCGATGCTTTTGGTAACTCACGATTTTTCAACCGCCGCTGCTCTGGCTGATACTACAGCAGTATTATATGGCGGTAAAATTATTGAAGTAGGTAAGACCCGTGATTTACTGGAACAGCCCAGGCATCCTTACACCAGAGGATTAATTCGCTCATTTCCAAACATGACCACCACAAAAGATTTACAGGGTATTAAAGGACGTTTTAAACCCAATACTGGCGGCTGCCGCTTTAATAACCGATGCACCCAAGTGAAAGACATTTGCATGGCATTCGAGCCGGAATTAAAATTGTCTAAAGGCCGGTACATCGCCTGTCACCGGGGTGGAATTGTACCTTTGTTAAGCATTAATAATTTAAACTGCCATTTCGGCCCGGTAATCGCTCTCGACGATGTCTGCCTTACTGTTTACGAGGGGGAAACACTGGCTTTAGTCGGACAAAGCGGCTCGGGTAAGACTACGCTGGCCTCAGCGGTAATGGGTATTATTGAACCTACAAGTGGAGATATTTTCTTTGATGAAGTTAATCTTATAAAGAACAGGAACAAGTCCCTGTTCAGGCAAATGCAAATCATCTTTCAAAATCCGGCAGAATCCATCAGCCACCGGGCGACCGTACTTGATGCGGTGAAAGAGCCGCTGGATATTCAAAATATCGGAACAGAGGAAGAGCGAATTAAAAAAGTACGAGAGGCTTTAGAGGAAGTGCAGCTGCCCTCTAACGATGATTTTTTACATAAATATCCTCATCATTTAAGTGGTGGTGAAGCCCAGCGGGTGGCCATAGCGCGGGCTCTGGTTTTAAAGCCCAAACTTATCGTGGCCGATGAGCCAACCTCCGCCCTGGATGCCAGTGTGCAGGCTAAAATACTTAAATTATTACTAAATTTACAGGAAAAGTGGGGGTTAACTTTATTATTCATAACTCACGATATTGCTCTGGCACGTAAGGTAAGTGACAGAATAGCGATCCTTTTGTCCGGTAAAATAGTGGAAGAGGGCTCCACTGCCAGGATTATCTCTAATCCGAGAAATGAATATACTAAAAAATTACTTGAATCCGCGCCAAGTCTTAATTATAGGTATGACTATTCGGATATAAAAACAAATACTTTGACATTAAATAAGATAATCTAA